One Streptosporangium sp. NBC_01495 DNA window includes the following coding sequences:
- a CDS encoding sensor histidine kinase, translated as MTAETLGGAPVARAPLRRRVPLGPNGPLGMIVDPMTWRAVPYLLMSMFYGLACFAFLASVIPASLVMVVMWIGLPLLALTMLAWRGAAMLERRFLRLAFGVDIPSPYRPSEGDNLFLRWKDMFVDPATWKDLLYLLLLLPIGVAEFTVSAVLWTLGLGLTALPLPLLLAGQPMTPIAELPVDSGPRVLLCALVGAGFLLAALYATRGMAWLHGLLGVALLGTSEKNRLAARAAHLRASRARGVDAAEAERRRIERDLHDGAQQRLLSVAMDLGRAQAKLDSDPDAARELLAQAHRGTKAAIAELRDLARGIYPAILTDRGLGAALSSLAARAPVRVDLSVEVSHRPPPAVESIAYFVVAECLSNLAKHSEATEAFIRVSRQGQRVIVEVYDNGVGAAVPRPGSGLAGLADRAATIDGTLTVDSPLGGPTMIRAELPCEW; from the coding sequence ATGACGGCCGAGACGCTGGGAGGTGCGCCCGTGGCCAGGGCGCCGCTCAGGCGGCGCGTTCCGCTCGGGCCGAACGGCCCCCTGGGCATGATCGTCGACCCGATGACCTGGCGGGCCGTTCCCTATCTGCTGATGAGCATGTTCTACGGCCTCGCCTGCTTCGCGTTCCTCGCGTCCGTGATCCCGGCGTCCCTGGTGATGGTGGTCATGTGGATCGGGCTGCCGCTGCTCGCCCTGACCATGCTGGCCTGGCGGGGCGCCGCGATGCTGGAGCGCAGGTTCCTGCGGCTGGCCTTCGGCGTCGACATCCCCAGCCCCTACCGGCCCTCCGAGGGCGACAACCTGTTCCTGCGCTGGAAGGACATGTTCGTCGACCCCGCCACCTGGAAGGACCTGCTCTATCTCCTGCTGCTGCTGCCGATCGGGGTCGCGGAGTTCACCGTCTCGGCGGTCCTGTGGACGCTCGGGCTGGGCCTGACGGCCCTGCCGCTGCCCCTGCTGCTGGCGGGGCAGCCGATGACGCCTATCGCGGAGCTGCCGGTCGACAGCGGGCCGAGGGTGCTGCTGTGCGCGCTGGTCGGGGCCGGCTTCCTCCTCGCCGCCCTCTACGCCACCCGGGGGATGGCCTGGCTGCACGGCCTGCTGGGCGTCGCCCTGCTGGGGACGAGCGAGAAGAACCGGCTGGCCGCCCGCGCCGCCCACCTGCGGGCCAGCCGGGCCCGGGGGGTGGACGCGGCCGAGGCCGAGCGGCGCCGGATCGAGCGGGACCTGCACGACGGCGCCCAGCAGCGGCTGCTGTCCGTGGCCATGGACCTGGGCCGGGCCCAGGCCAAGCTGGACTCCGACCCCGACGCGGCCAGGGAGCTCCTGGCCCAGGCGCACCGGGGTACCAAGGCCGCCATCGCCGAGCTGCGCGACCTCGCCAGGGGCATCTACCCGGCGATCCTCACCGACAGGGGGCTGGGCGCGGCCCTGTCGTCGCTCGCCGCACGCGCCCCCGTGCGGGTGGACCTGTCGGTGGAGGTCTCCCACCGGCCCCCGCCCGCGGTGGAGAGCATCGCGTACTTCGTCGTGGCCGAGTGCCTGAGCAACCTGGCCAAGCACTCCGAGGCCACCGAGGCGTTCATCCGGGTCAGCCGCCAGGGGCAGCGGGTGATCGTCGAGGTCTACGACAACGGGGTCGGCGCCGCCGTGCCACGGCCGGGCAGCGGTCTCGCCGG
- the rho gene encoding transcription termination factor Rho — protein sequence MSDTTELLSDVTGTAPTSGDTPTRPAAKPRRRSGTGLSAMVLPELQAMASGLGISGTGRMRKSQLIAAIQEKQGVSTESAQAPAAVKETPAVAAPAVVAEPVAERPARTRRERSRPVVAAEPVVEQAPPAPEPVAAVVVPEPVVEQQTIDTAPAEGRGERGESRRERGERRGRNSERGERGNDRRERGDNRPENRTDSRADQRAADPGQNRGERLNDRNDRGDRLNDRGDRLNDRGERTNDRGERGERGDRLNDRGDRLNDRGDRLNDRGDRGDRGPQNRGPQDRNDQHGVGDDDDRRGRRGRFRERNRRGRERFDSNEPVVGDDDVLIPIAGILDILDNYAFVRTSGYLPGSNDVYVSLAQIRRNGLRKGDVVTGAVRQPRDGERREKFNALVRLDTVNGMDPEQARQRPDFNKLVPLYPQERLRLETEPNILTTRIIDMVAPIGKGQRGLIVSPPKAGKTMVLQSIANAITRNNPECHLMVVLVDERPEEVTDMQRSVKGEVIHSTFDRPAEDHTTVAELAIERAKRLVELGHDVVVLLDSITRLGRAYNLAAPASGRILSGGVDSTALYPPKRFFGAARNIENGGSLTILATALVETGSKMDEVIFEEFKGTGNLELKLNRQLADKRIFPAVDVDASGTRKEEILMGKDELQITWKLRRVLHALDMQQALELLLEKMRETKSNAEFLLQVQKTTVSSERD from the coding sequence GTGAGCGACACCACCGAACTCCTCTCCGACGTCACCGGCACGGCGCCGACGTCCGGCGACACCCCCACCCGCCCCGCGGCCAAGCCGCGCCGTCGCTCCGGCACCGGCCTTTCCGCCATGGTGCTGCCTGAGCTGCAGGCCATGGCCTCCGGTCTCGGCATCAGCGGGACCGGGCGGATGCGCAAGAGCCAGCTGATCGCGGCCATTCAGGAGAAGCAGGGCGTCTCCACCGAGAGCGCCCAGGCTCCCGCCGCCGTCAAGGAGACTCCTGCCGTGGCCGCCCCCGCCGTCGTGGCCGAGCCGGTCGCCGAGCGTCCGGCGCGCACCCGCAGGGAACGTTCCCGCCCCGTCGTGGCCGCCGAGCCCGTCGTGGAGCAGGCGCCCCCGGCCCCCGAGCCCGTGGCCGCCGTCGTCGTGCCCGAGCCCGTCGTGGAGCAGCAGACCATCGACACCGCCCCGGCCGAGGGCCGTGGCGAGCGCGGCGAGAGCCGTCGCGAGCGCGGTGAGCGCCGTGGCCGCAACAGCGAGCGCGGCGAGCGCGGCAACGACCGCCGCGAGCGTGGCGACAACCGCCCCGAGAACCGGACCGACAGCCGCGCCGACCAGCGCGCCGCCGACCCCGGCCAGAACCGCGGCGAGCGGCTCAACGACCGTAACGACCGCGGCGACCGCCTCAACGATCGAGGTGACCGTCTCAACGACCGTGGCGAGCGGACCAACGACCGCGGCGAGCGTGGCGAGCGCGGTGACCGTCTCAACGATCGCGGCGACCGCCTCAACGATCGCGGCGACCGCCTCAACGACCGTGGCGACAGGGGCGACCGCGGCCCGCAGAACCGGGGCCCGCAGGACCGTAACGACCAGCACGGCGTGGGCGACGACGACGACCGCCGTGGCCGCCGGGGCCGGTTCCGCGAGCGCAACCGCCGTGGCCGCGAGCGCTTCGACAGCAACGAGCCCGTGGTGGGCGACGACGACGTCCTGATCCCGATCGCCGGAATCCTGGACATCCTCGACAACTACGCGTTCGTCAGGACCAGCGGTTACCTGCCGGGTTCCAACGACGTCTACGTCTCGCTGGCCCAGATCCGCCGCAACGGCCTGCGCAAGGGTGACGTCGTCACCGGCGCCGTCCGCCAGCCCCGCGACGGCGAGCGCCGCGAGAAGTTCAACGCGCTCGTCCGCCTCGACACGGTCAACGGCATGGACCCGGAGCAGGCGCGGCAGCGGCCCGACTTCAACAAGCTCGTCCCCCTCTATCCGCAGGAGCGCCTGCGCCTGGAGACCGAGCCGAACATCCTGACCACCAGGATCATCGACATGGTGGCGCCGATCGGCAAGGGCCAGCGCGGTCTCATCGTCTCCCCGCCCAAGGCGGGCAAGACGATGGTGCTCCAGTCGATCGCCAACGCGATCACCCGCAACAACCCCGAGTGCCACCTGATGGTCGTCCTGGTGGACGAGCGTCCGGAAGAGGTCACCGACATGCAGCGGTCGGTGAAGGGCGAGGTCATCCACTCGACCTTCGACCGCCCGGCCGAGGACCACACCACGGTCGCCGAGCTCGCCATCGAGCGCGCCAAGCGCCTGGTGGAGCTCGGTCACGACGTGGTCGTGCTGCTCGACTCGATCACCCGTCTGGGTCGCGCCTACAACCTGGCGGCCCCGGCCTCCGGCCGCATCCTGTCCGGTGGTGTCGACTCCACCGCGCTCTACCCGCCGAAGCGTTTCTTCGGTGCCGCCCGCAACATCGAGAACGGCGGCTCGCTGACGATCCTCGCCACCGCGCTGGTCGAGACCGGCTCCAAGATGGACGAGGTCATCTTCGAGGAGTTCAAGGGCACGGGCAACCTGGAGCTCAAGCTCAACCGGCAGCTCGCCGACAAGCGGATCTTCCCCGCGGTGGACGTCGACGCGTCCGGCACCCGTAAGGAAGAGATCCTGATGGGCAAGGACGAGCTCCAGATCACCTGGAAGCTCCGCCGCGTGCTGCACGCCCTGGACATGCAGCAGGCCCTCGAGCTTCTCCTGGAGAAGATGAGGGAGACCAAGTCCAACGCGGAGTTCCTGCTCCAGGTGCAGAAGACGACGGTCAGCTCCGAGCGCGACTGA
- the thrB gene encoding homoserine kinase — translation MTGGTARATVRVPATSANLGPGFDTLGLALGLHDEIEAEIFDSPGVEIAVEGEGAGELDLGEGHLVVTTMRATFDRMGLPQPRGIRLRCLNRIPHARGLGSSSAAICAGILAARALAATSYAQPEPAEPAELTDDAVLALATEIEGHPDNVAPCLAGGLTVAWTDAGGVPHLVRLLPHEAVRPVVLVPAHRLSTEIARGLLPKDVPHADAAANAGRAALLVAALTARPEPELLLAATEDRLHQDYRAPAMPHTADLVRRLRKAGVAAVVSGAGPTVLAFSTVNTQDLIAPEVGNDWHIQPLDVETRGARVVSLETR, via the coding sequence ATGACCGGCGGCACGGCGAGGGCGACCGTCCGCGTCCCCGCGACCTCGGCCAACCTGGGCCCCGGATTCGACACGCTGGGACTCGCCCTCGGCCTCCACGACGAGATCGAGGCCGAGATCTTCGACTCCCCGGGCGTCGAGATCGCGGTCGAGGGCGAGGGGGCCGGCGAGCTCGACCTGGGCGAGGGACACCTCGTCGTCACCACGATGCGCGCGACCTTCGACAGGATGGGGCTCCCGCAGCCGCGCGGCATCCGGCTGCGCTGTCTCAACCGGATCCCGCACGCCCGCGGCCTCGGCTCCTCCTCCGCGGCGATCTGTGCCGGAATCCTCGCCGCCCGCGCGCTGGCCGCGACCTCGTACGCGCAGCCCGAACCGGCCGAGCCCGCCGAGCTGACCGACGACGCCGTCCTCGCGCTGGCCACCGAGATCGAGGGCCATCCCGACAACGTGGCGCCGTGCCTGGCCGGCGGGCTCACCGTCGCGTGGACGGACGCCGGGGGCGTGCCGCACCTGGTGCGGCTGCTCCCGCACGAGGCCGTCAGGCCGGTGGTCCTCGTCCCCGCGCACCGGCTGTCCACCGAGATCGCCCGCGGGCTGCTGCCCAAGGACGTCCCGCACGCCGACGCCGCCGCGAACGCCGGGAGGGCCGCGCTGCTGGTCGCGGCGCTGACCGCCAGGCCCGAGCCCGAGCTGCTGCTGGCCGCCACGGAGGACCGCCTCCACCAGGACTACCGCGCACCCGCCATGCCGCACACCGCCGATCTCGTACGACGGCTGCGGAAGGCGGGGGTCGCCGCGGTCGTCTCGGGAGCGGGGCCCACGGTTCTTGCGTTTTCAACGGTGAATACGCAGGATTTGATCGCACCGGAAGTGGGTAATGACTGGCACATCCAGCCACTGGATGTCGAAACCAGGGGCGCCCGCGTTGTTTCTCTTGAGACACGCTGA
- the thrC gene encoding threonine synthase, translated as MTRAWRGLIEEYRDRLPVTTATPVVTLLEGGTPLVPANRVSALTGCEVYLKVEGLNPTGSFKDRGMTMAISKAVEDGAKAVICASTGNTSASAAAYAVRAGLTCAVLVPRGKIAMGKLAQALVHGARLLQVEGSFDDCLEMTRKLSENYPIALVNSVNPFRLQGQKTAAFEIVDALGDAPDIHCIPVGNAGNISAYWMGYTEYAGDGIATRTPRMFGFQASGAAPIVNGAPVTHPHTIATAIRIGNPASWGLAEAARDESGGVIQAVTDRQIAAAYKLLAQEEGVFVELASAASVAGLLQAHSQGLVEPGQRIVCTVTGNGLKDPDWAISGAPTPVTVPIDAHAAATALELA; from the coding sequence ATGACCAGGGCGTGGCGCGGCCTCATCGAGGAGTACCGTGACCGACTTCCGGTGACCACGGCGACGCCCGTCGTCACGCTCCTGGAGGGCGGCACCCCGCTCGTCCCGGCGAACCGGGTGTCGGCGCTGACCGGCTGCGAGGTCTACCTGAAGGTCGAGGGCCTCAACCCGACCGGAAGCTTCAAGGACCGTGGCATGACCATGGCCATCAGCAAGGCGGTCGAGGACGGGGCGAAGGCCGTCATCTGCGCCTCGACCGGCAACACCAGCGCCTCCGCCGCCGCCTACGCGGTCCGCGCGGGCCTGACCTGCGCCGTGCTGGTGCCCCGAGGCAAGATCGCGATGGGCAAGCTGGCCCAGGCGCTGGTCCACGGGGCCAGGCTGCTCCAGGTCGAGGGGTCCTTCGACGACTGCCTGGAGATGACCAGGAAGCTGTCGGAGAACTACCCGATCGCGCTGGTCAACTCGGTGAACCCGTTCCGGCTCCAGGGCCAGAAGACCGCCGCCTTCGAGATCGTCGACGCGCTCGGGGACGCCCCCGACATCCACTGCATCCCGGTCGGCAACGCGGGCAACATCTCGGCGTACTGGATGGGCTACACCGAGTACGCCGGGGACGGCATCGCGACGAGGACGCCGCGGATGTTCGGCTTCCAGGCCAGCGGTGCCGCGCCGATCGTCAACGGCGCGCCGGTGACCCACCCGCACACGATCGCCACCGCGATCCGCATCGGCAACCCCGCCTCGTGGGGGCTCGCCGAGGCCGCCCGCGACGAGTCGGGCGGTGTCATCCAGGCCGTCACCGACCGTCAGATCGCCGCCGCGTACAAGCTGCTCGCCCAGGAGGAGGGCGTGTTCGTCGAGCTCGCCTCCGCCGCCAGCGTGGCCGGCCTCCTCCAGGCGCACAGCCAGGGGCTGGTCGAGCCCGGGCAGCGCATCGTGTGCACGGTGACCGGAAACGGCCTCAAGGACCCCGACTGGGCCATCTCGGGCGCCCCCACGCCGGTGACGGTCCCGATCGACGCGCACGCCGCGGCCACCGCCCTCGAACTCGCCTAG
- a CDS encoding glycosyltransferase, with protein MTGGTAADLPPIRHNDYSPLDPPALGAWVPELPVSVIIPAHGGQHRLDLTLAALAAQTYPDHLMEVIVVDDGSEPPLRLPEITPGGARIVTTGSSGWGIAHAVNTGAALAEGRIIQRLDADMVVCREHIEALARWHHLAGYLVTIGAKKFVEEPALTAARVHEGVRAGSLESLFDLSGALPSSTEQTISRTDGLRASRNPYHVCTGPTVSMRREIFRAVGGVDPGVLRGEDTEFAYRLAAHGVVFVPDMAAQAVHLGLPAQRRDPQRAVRVVAPYLAHRVPLRRDLRKDRGRHWLVPYVEVVLRVDGPEEGVRAAVGAALDGSLGDVIVTLVAPWSKLSGERRPVLDDPLFDLRLLREHFAHDERVRFADEVSATPAPIAFRYTGPVSVPLGRDTLERMIRVMQDDRSGMLVADLGGDGEATLERTEALGRARLLGADDVAASIEATHGVRRGDRSEFWPAAPKAAPPPARVPAAPKTPAPAPAQGREPASPTADRAPGQEGRQEGRDSLLGRLRTALRS; from the coding sequence ATGACGGGCGGCACGGCGGCGGACCTGCCGCCGATCCGGCACAACGACTACTCGCCGCTGGACCCGCCCGCGCTCGGCGCGTGGGTTCCGGAGCTCCCGGTGAGCGTGATCATTCCGGCCCACGGCGGCCAGCACAGGCTCGACCTGACCCTCGCCGCCCTGGCCGCGCAGACCTACCCGGATCACCTCATGGAGGTGATCGTGGTCGACGACGGCAGCGAGCCGCCGCTGCGGCTGCCGGAGATCACCCCGGGTGGCGCCAGGATCGTGACCACCGGCTCCTCGGGCTGGGGCATCGCCCACGCGGTGAACACCGGCGCCGCCCTCGCGGAGGGGCGGATCATCCAGCGCCTCGACGCCGACATGGTCGTCTGCCGCGAGCACATCGAGGCCCTGGCCCGGTGGCACCACCTGGCCGGATACCTGGTCACGATCGGCGCGAAGAAGTTCGTCGAGGAGCCGGCGCTGACGGCCGCCCGGGTCCACGAGGGCGTGCGCGCGGGCTCGCTGGAGTCCCTCTTCGACCTGTCGGGAGCCCTGCCCAGCTCCACCGAGCAGACGATCTCCCGCACCGACGGCCTGCGGGCCAGCCGCAACCCCTACCACGTGTGCACGGGGCCGACGGTGTCGATGCGGCGCGAGATCTTCCGGGCCGTGGGCGGGGTGGACCCCGGGGTGCTGCGGGGCGAGGACACCGAGTTCGCCTACCGGCTGGCCGCGCACGGCGTGGTCTTCGTGCCCGACATGGCCGCCCAGGCCGTCCATCTGGGACTTCCCGCCCAGCGCCGCGACCCGCAGCGGGCGGTGCGGGTCGTCGCCCCCTACCTGGCCCACCGGGTGCCGCTCCGCCGCGACCTGCGCAAGGACCGGGGCCGCCACTGGCTGGTCCCGTACGTGGAGGTGGTGCTGCGCGTCGACGGGCCCGAGGAGGGGGTGCGCGCGGCGGTGGGCGCGGCGCTCGACGGGTCGCTCGGCGACGTGATCGTCACCCTGGTCGCCCCGTGGTCGAAACTGTCCGGGGAGCGCCGGCCGGTGCTGGACGACCCCCTGTTCGACCTGCGGCTGCTGCGCGAGCACTTCGCCCACGACGAGCGGGTGCGGTTCGCCGACGAGGTCTCCGCCACCCCCGCCCCGATCGCGTTCCGCTACACGGGCCCGGTCTCGGTGCCGCTGGGACGCGACACGCTGGAGCGGATGATCCGCGTGATGCAGGACGACCGCTCGGGCATGCTCGTCGCCGATCTCGGCGGCGACGGCGAGGCGACGCTGGAGCGGACCGAGGCGCTGGGCCGGGCGAGGCTGCTCGGCGCGGACGACGTGGCCGCGTCGATCGAGGCCACCCACGGCGTACGGCGCGGCGACCGGTCGGAGTTCTGGCCGGCCGCCCCCAAGGCCGCCCCTCCCCCCGCCCGCGTTCCGGCCGCGCCCAAGACCCCGGCCCCGGCTCCGGCCCAGGGGCGGGAACCCGCGAGTCCCACGGCGGACCGGGCTCCCGGGCAGGAGGGACGCCAGGAGGGGCGCGACTCCCTCCTGGGCAGGCTCCGCACCGCGCTCAGAAGCTGA
- a CDS encoding MFS transporter, whose amino-acid sequence MAASPSRRVLGLQLADGIGRGNMWACLSMAFASTMIISFLPAAQPYILGGVLGVDSADQGKAVGLLGVAAEIAMIASLAWYGALADRHGRRPVVVAGFALCALGVALFPFAANTTVLVALRVIFALGVAALSAMLSTVAIDYVRDGFRGRSYGLIGLFSGLGAMLAVLGLVRLPKVFEDSGMAPVTAARVSFLIIAAAVLAVAALMWFTLSKAPVSGPQEGSTGRVPLPRLVREGVTLARDPGVALSYAAAFVARADLAVVVGFLSLWVVDHATSERGMSGAEALARAGAVVGVAQTVAVLAAPLFGWLGDRMRRQDVVILAQAVAALSYLSTLLVSDPLGSGMMLVAVFIGLGEIAGITTAGPLLAQQAPARFRGSAYGVQTLCGAVGILTVSALGGFLYDAWRPAAPFVVSGTLGLLVVAFGLVVRRRVTPLPESRENAGAPA is encoded by the coding sequence ATGGCCGCCTCCCCCTCGCGCCGTGTGTTGGGCCTTCAGCTCGCCGACGGCATCGGCCGCGGCAACATGTGGGCCTGCCTGTCCATGGCGTTCGCCTCGACCATGATCATCTCTTTCCTGCCCGCCGCGCAGCCGTACATCCTGGGCGGCGTCCTCGGCGTGGACAGCGCCGACCAGGGCAAGGCGGTCGGCCTCCTGGGGGTGGCCGCGGAGATCGCGATGATCGCCAGCCTGGCCTGGTACGGAGCGCTGGCCGACCGGCACGGCCGCAGGCCCGTCGTGGTGGCCGGGTTCGCGCTGTGCGCGCTGGGCGTCGCCCTCTTCCCGTTCGCCGCGAACACCACCGTGCTCGTCGCGCTGCGTGTGATCTTCGCCCTCGGCGTGGCCGCGCTCAGCGCGATGCTGTCCACGGTGGCGATCGACTACGTCCGCGACGGCTTCCGCGGCAGGTCGTACGGGCTGATCGGCCTGTTCAGCGGGCTGGGCGCGATGCTCGCCGTGCTCGGCCTGGTCCGCCTGCCCAAGGTCTTCGAGGACTCGGGGATGGCCCCGGTCACCGCCGCCCGCGTCTCGTTCCTGATCATCGCGGCGGCCGTCCTCGCGGTCGCCGCGCTGATGTGGTTCACCCTGTCGAAGGCCCCGGTCTCCGGGCCCCAGGAGGGGAGCACCGGGCGCGTCCCGCTGCCCCGCCTGGTCAGGGAGGGCGTCACGCTCGCCCGCGACCCCGGCGTGGCACTGTCGTACGCGGCGGCGTTCGTCGCCCGCGCGGACCTCGCGGTGGTCGTGGGCTTCCTGTCCCTGTGGGTCGTCGACCACGCCACGAGCGAGCGCGGCATGTCCGGCGCGGAGGCCCTGGCCCGCGCGGGGGCCGTGGTCGGCGTCGCGCAGACCGTGGCCGTGCTCGCGGCCCCGCTGTTCGGCTGGCTGGGCGACCGCATGCGGCGTCAGGACGTGGTCATCCTCGCCCAGGCCGTCGCGGCGCTGTCCTACCTGTCGACGCTGCTGGTCAGCGACCCCCTCGGCTCCGGCATGATGCTGGTGGCCGTGTTCATCGGGCTGGGGGAGATCGCCGGGATCACCACCGCCGGACCTCTCCTGGCCCAGCAGGCGCCCGCCCGGTTCCGCGGCTCCGCCTACGGGGTGCAGACCCTCTGCGGCGCCGTCGGCATCCTCACCGTCTCCGCCCTGGGCGGCTTCCTCTACGACGCCTGGCGCCCGGCCGCGCCGTTCGTGGTGTCGGGCACGCTCGGCCTGCTCGTCGTCGCCTTCGGGCTGGTCGTACGGCGGCGGGTCACGCCCCTGCCGGAGAGCCGCGAGAACGCGGGCGCCCCCGCCTGA
- a CDS encoding SAM-dependent methyltransferase codes for MTDQIPQGVQTHIPNVARMYDYYLGGKDNFPADRQAAEKVLEIIPEIRHSARANRAFLGRTVGLLAESGIDQFLDIGAGLPTRNNVHQVAPGARVVYVDNDPTVLVHGRAILGKNENVTIAEGDVRRPAEILGHPDVRAAIDFDRPVGILLLAIMHFVPDADDPRGIVATLRRAMAPGSHLVLSHVAIDARPEAADGVVQVYDRASSPFVTRTGKEIVRLFDGFDVVEPGIVNLPEWRPVPGTAVPYKGIGSYFLGGVGVVSDGG; via the coding sequence GTGACCGACCAGATACCCCAGGGTGTCCAAACTCATATTCCTAACGTCGCGCGCATGTACGACTACTACTTGGGCGGCAAGGACAACTTCCCCGCCGACCGGCAGGCGGCGGAGAAGGTCCTGGAGATCATTCCGGAGATCCGGCACAGTGCCCGCGCCAACCGCGCGTTCCTGGGCCGTACGGTCGGCCTCCTCGCGGAGTCGGGGATCGACCAGTTCCTCGACATCGGCGCCGGGCTGCCCACCCGGAACAACGTGCACCAGGTCGCCCCCGGAGCGCGGGTCGTCTACGTCGACAACGACCCGACCGTCCTGGTCCACGGCAGGGCGATCCTCGGCAAGAACGAGAACGTGACCATCGCCGAGGGGGACGTGCGCAGGCCCGCGGAGATCCTGGGGCACCCGGACGTGCGCGCGGCGATCGACTTCGACCGGCCGGTGGGGATCCTCCTGCTGGCGATCATGCATTTCGTCCCCGACGCGGACGACCCCCGGGGCATCGTCGCCACCCTGCGCCGGGCCATGGCCCCCGGCAGCCACCTCGTCCTGTCCCACGTCGCGATCGACGCCCGCCCGGAGGCCGCGGACGGGGTGGTCCAGGTCTACGACCGGGCCTCCTCCCCCTTCGTCACCCGTACGGGCAAGGAGATCGTCCGCCTGTTCGACGGCTTCGACGTGGTCGAGCCCGGCATCGTCAACCTGCCCGAATGGCGGCCGGTGCCCGGCACCGCCGTGCCGTACAAGGGCATCGGCTCCTACTTCCTGGGGGGCGTCGGCGTCGTCAGCGACGGCGGATGA
- a CDS encoding glycosyltransferase: MTARIIGNDYRSLTPPALGSWVPSLRVSVVVPAYGDQEKLDLALAGLAAQTYPAPLTEVVVVDNGSSPPLRLPALRPANTRLIVCSVPGRAHARNAGLSAATGDVIHWLDSDVVLDRRSVEAHMRWHHAAPYLVVTGYLRFTPAGLPAPEVVAAADDLAKLFEPAEPHAWLVDLVERTDGLTANPHRAFSLHVGGATSVNAALLAVAGPMDTDLILGQDTEMGYRLAQAGAVFVPEPLSRAFHLGPTMRMRDKAPIDRVSHAFVADRIPSYRWLRSHPARQWKVPYVEVVVESGGCTYDEVRATVDAVLAGTLPDVAVTLAGPWDRVGAEGRAPLKNPDLDLVLIRGHYAHEPRVRFTDEISGVSGVSGVSAAPPGSRTPSGPAWAVPYRLRLPAGWVPGEDTLARLLDLARDEGYGLVSVLLAEGDGAAAEPGGTGGDGAGSGRAVVAARLERAAAFARAAIVLGEGEDLDDAVDDTFGVIWVDGETYGFAPEARALTGRRGAYRARIEAEAEVARLTREAERLRDQVVKWRDEAGRWRKSTVELRREVGTLRKELAAARKVVQYGLLSSVKRAIIRRR; this comes from the coding sequence ATGACAGCACGGATCATCGGTAACGACTACCGGAGCCTCACGCCGCCCGCCCTGGGCTCCTGGGTGCCCTCGCTCCGGGTCAGCGTCGTCGTTCCCGCGTACGGTGACCAGGAGAAACTCGATCTGGCGCTCGCCGGGCTGGCCGCGCAGACCTACCCCGCCCCCCTGACCGAGGTCGTCGTGGTCGACAACGGCAGCAGCCCGCCGCTGCGGCTGCCCGCGCTGCGTCCCGCGAACACCCGCCTGATCGTCTGCTCCGTCCCCGGCCGCGCCCACGCCCGCAACGCCGGGCTGTCGGCCGCCACCGGCGACGTGATCCACTGGCTCGACTCCGACGTGGTCCTGGACCGCAGGTCGGTCGAGGCGCACATGCGCTGGCACCACGCCGCCCCGTACCTCGTGGTGACCGGCTACCTGCGCTTCACCCCGGCCGGGCTGCCGGCCCCCGAGGTGGTCGCCGCCGCCGACGACCTGGCCAAGCTCTTCGAGCCCGCCGAGCCGCACGCCTGGCTGGTCGACCTCGTCGAGCGCACCGACGGCCTCACCGCCAACCCGCACCGCGCGTTCAGCCTGCACGTCGGCGGCGCGACCTCGGTCAACGCCGCGCTGCTCGCCGTCGCGGGGCCGATGGACACCGACCTGATCCTCGGCCAGGACACCGAGATGGGCTACCGGCTCGCCCAGGCGGGCGCGGTCTTCGTCCCCGAGCCGCTGTCGCGCGCCTTCCACCTGGGCCCGACCATGCGCATGCGCGACAAGGCCCCGATCGACCGGGTGAGCCACGCCTTCGTGGCCGACCGGATCCCGTCCTACCGCTGGCTCCGCTCCCACCCGGCCAGGCAGTGGAAGGTGCCGTACGTGGAGGTGGTCGTCGAGTCCGGGGGATGCACCTACGACGAGGTGCGCGCCACCGTCGACGCCGTGCTCGCGGGCACCCTGCCCGACGTCGCGGTCACCCTCGCGGGGCCGTGGGACCGCGTCGGCGCCGAGGGGCGCGCCCCCCTGAAGAACCCCGACCTGGACCTGGTGCTGATCCGCGGACACTACGCCCACGAGCCCAGGGTCCGCTTCACCGACGAGATCTCCGGCGTCTCAGGTGTCTCAGGCGTCTCCGCCGCCCCGCCCGGTTCCCGCACGCCGTCGGGTCCCGCCTGGGCGGTTCCCTACCGTCTCAGGCTGCCCGCCGGGTGGGTGCCGGGCGAGGACACCCTGGCCCGGCTGCTCGACCTGGCCAGGGACGAGGGGTACGGCCTGGTCTCGGTGCTGCTGGCCGAGGGGGACGGCGCCGCCGCCGAGCCCGGTGGGACCGGTGGGGACGGCGCGGGCTCGGGGCGGGCGGTCGTCGCGGCGCGGCTGGAACGTGCCGCCGCGTTCGCGCGCGCCGCGATCGTCCTGGGGGAGGGGGAGGACCTCGACGACGCCGTGGACGACACCTTCGGCGTGATCTGGGTGGACGGCGAGACCTACGGGTTCGCGCCGGAGGCCCGAGCCCTCACCGGGCGCCGCGGCGCCTACCGGGCCAGGATCGAGGCGGAGGCCGAGGTGGCCCGTCTCACCAGGGAGGCGGAACGGCTCCGCGACCAGGTGGTCAAGTGGCGCGACGAGGCGGGCCGCTGGCGCAAAAGCACGGTCGAGCTGCGGCGCGAGGTCGGCACCCTGCGCAAGGAGCTCGCCGCGGCCAGGAAGGTCGTCCAGTACGGGCTGTTGTCCTCCGTGAAACGGGCCATCATCCGCCGTCGCTGA